The Candidatus Obscuribacterales bacterium sequence TGTGCGACTCACCACGCACTTCTCTGCCATCTTCCAGTTTCGCAACCAATGTTATGGAATTGAGCGTTGACGGCAAAACTTGTCCACGACTATTCAGAACGCGGCTGGCAACTTTCACGGCTTGAAGCATGTCGCCATGTGTAATTTCGCAAAGCGCGGTCAGGAATAAATTACCGAAGCTGTGCCCTTCCAGTCCTTGCCCAGTTTGAAAGCGATAACGGAAAAGTTCAGTTACCAATTTTTCTTCATCGGCTAATGCAGTAATACAGTTGCGGATATCACCCGGAGGCAGAACACCCATTTCTTCACGCAAGCGTCCTGACGATCCACCGTCATCGCCTACTGTGACAATTGCAGTCAAATTGTTGGTATAGACTTTTAGACCTTTCAATAAGTTGGCTAGCCCCGTACCGCCACCTATGACTACAATGCGTGGTCCTGTCTCCAACTGGGCACGGCGCAACAAGATGTCGGGAATAGATTCTCTGTCTTCCGGTAAATAGGACGCTACTACGTAAGTAAGCGTTCTGGCAAAAGCCACGCTAATAAGTACCGCCCCAACTGAAATTGCCAAAATGCCGCTTATTCTGTGCGGCAATACATCGGCCGCATGTTCAAGAATTTCACGAATGAAAACACCCGTCAGGGTAATTGGGTGAAAGCCCAGAAGCAGGAGCACACCCAGAACGATAACCAGGACACCCAAAAGCACAAATAGGATGTATCGCTTTAGTCCCGGCAAAGTCAGTCGCTTAAGTTT is a genomic window containing:
- a CDS encoding YvcK family protein; the encoded protein is MNKELAHKLKRLTLPGLKRYILFVLLGVLVIVLGVLLLLGFHPITLTGVFIREILEHAADVLPHRISGILAISVGAVLISVAFARTLTYVVASYLPEDRESIPDILLRRAQLETGPRIVVIGGGTGLANLLKGLKVYTNNLTAIVTVGDDGGSSGRLREEMGVLPPGDIRNCITALADEEKLVTELFRYRFQTGQGLEGHSFGNLFLTALCEITHGDMLQAVKVASRVLNSRGQVLPSTLNSITLVAKLEDGREVRGESHIAEANGHIARMSVDPANPEPAPDAIDVIMNADLVVLGPGSLYTSIIPNLLVQGVSEAIRQTSARRIYVCNVMTEPGETTGYTVGDHVKALLEHSGCAMGEGYKFVDAVLVNEDIPEEGSPDASPNFVTYDPNHVRDLGVRPIKRNVVSHDNPSQHDATQLAEALIFWYSRRKRNKRRNGKPVPLRRRVASLF